The Burkholderia mayonis genome window below encodes:
- a CDS encoding HIT family protein encodes MDCVFCREDGGELLWKDDVVRVVLATTETDYPGFCRVIWHAHVAEFSDLAEAERTHLMRIVYAVEKAVRRVMQPTKVNLASLGNQVPHVHWHVIPRFSNDAHFPQPVWAPRQRSVSDALLRLRAAQATLLHNAVHEEIEQVVSGGRA; translated from the coding sequence ATGGATTGCGTATTCTGCCGCGAAGACGGCGGCGAGCTGCTCTGGAAGGACGACGTGGTGCGCGTCGTCCTCGCGACGACCGAAACCGATTACCCGGGATTCTGCCGGGTGATCTGGCACGCGCACGTCGCTGAATTTTCCGATCTGGCCGAAGCCGAGCGTACGCATTTGATGCGGATCGTCTACGCGGTCGAGAAGGCGGTGCGGCGCGTGATGCAGCCGACGAAGGTGAATCTCGCGAGCCTCGGCAACCAGGTGCCGCACGTTCACTGGCACGTGATTCCGCGCTTTTCGAACGACGCGCATTTCCCGCAGCCGGTCTGGGCGCCGCGCCAGCGGTCGGTGTCCGACGCACTGCTGCGGCTGCGCGCCGCGCAGGCGACGCTCCTGCACAACGCGGTGCACGAGGAGATCGAGCAGGTGGTGAGCGGAGGCCGGGCATGA
- the ubiB gene encoding ubiquinone biosynthesis regulatory protein kinase UbiB, with translation MRIFRFIKIVFTVIRFGLDEVMLSRIENRRVKFLLRITTIGRRFADPPAVRLRRALESLGPIFVKFGQVLSTRRDLLPVDFANELAKLQDQVPPFDSAVAIALVEKALGARIDQLFDEFEREPVASASIAQVHFAKLKQGEHAGKAVAVKVLRPNMLPVIDSDLALMRDIATWAERLWADGRRLKPREVVAEFDKYLHDELDLMREAANGSQLRRNFAGLDLLLVPEMFWDYSTPSVLVMERMEGVPISQIDTLRAAGVDIPKLAREGVEIFFTQVFRDGFFHADMHPGNIQVSLNPKHFGRYIALDFGIVGALSDFDKNYLAQNFLAFFKRDYHRVATLHLESGWVPPDTRVEELESAIRAVCEPYFDRALKDISLGQVLMRLFSTSRRFNVEIQPQLVLLQKTMLNVEGLGRSLDPELDLWKTAKPYLERWMTEQIGLRGWYERLKVEAPQWSKTLPQLPRLVHQALTAHHEAPRAISDDLVRQILVEQKRTNRLLQALLVFGLAVGAGAVIARVLIIIAYGG, from the coding sequence ATGCGCATTTTCCGTTTCATCAAAATCGTCTTCACCGTCATCCGCTTTGGCCTCGACGAGGTGATGCTGTCGCGCATCGAAAACCGTCGCGTGAAGTTCCTGCTGCGCATCACGACGATCGGCCGCCGCTTCGCCGATCCGCCCGCGGTGCGGCTGCGCCGCGCGCTCGAAAGCCTGGGGCCGATCTTCGTGAAGTTCGGCCAGGTGCTGTCGACGCGGCGCGATCTGCTGCCCGTCGATTTCGCGAACGAGCTCGCGAAGCTGCAGGACCAGGTGCCGCCGTTCGATTCGGCCGTCGCGATCGCGCTCGTCGAGAAAGCGCTCGGCGCGCGCATCGATCAACTGTTCGACGAGTTCGAGCGCGAGCCGGTCGCGAGCGCGTCGATCGCGCAGGTGCACTTCGCGAAGCTCAAGCAGGGCGAGCACGCGGGCAAGGCGGTCGCGGTCAAAGTGCTGCGGCCGAACATGCTGCCCGTCATCGATTCCGACCTCGCGCTGATGCGCGACATCGCGACCTGGGCCGAGCGCCTGTGGGCGGACGGCCGGCGGTTGAAGCCGCGCGAGGTGGTCGCCGAATTCGACAAATACCTGCACGACGAGCTCGACCTGATGCGCGAGGCGGCGAACGGCAGCCAACTGCGCCGCAACTTCGCGGGGCTCGATCTGCTGCTCGTGCCGGAAATGTTCTGGGATTACTCGACGCCGAGCGTGCTCGTGATGGAGCGGATGGAAGGTGTGCCGATCAGCCAGATCGACACGCTGCGCGCGGCGGGCGTCGACATTCCGAAGCTCGCGCGCGAAGGCGTCGAGATCTTCTTCACACAGGTGTTCCGCGACGGCTTCTTCCACGCGGACATGCACCCGGGCAACATCCAGGTGAGCCTCAATCCGAAGCACTTCGGGCGCTACATCGCGCTCGACTTCGGGATCGTCGGCGCGCTGTCCGATTTCGACAAGAACTACCTCGCGCAGAACTTCCTCGCGTTCTTCAAGCGCGACTACCACCGCGTTGCGACGCTGCACCTCGAATCGGGCTGGGTGCCGCCCGATACGCGCGTCGAGGAGCTCGAAAGCGCGATTCGCGCGGTCTGCGAGCCGTACTTCGACCGCGCACTGAAGGACATTTCGCTCGGCCAGGTGCTGATGCGGCTCTTCTCGACGTCGCGCCGCTTCAACGTCGAAATCCAGCCGCAACTCGTGCTCCTGCAGAAGACGATGCTGAACGTCGAGGGGCTCGGCCGCTCGCTCGATCCGGAGCTCGACCTGTGGAAGACTGCGAAGCCGTACCTCGAGCGCTGGATGACCGAGCAGATTGGGCTGCGCGGCTGGTACGAGCGCTTGAAGGTCGAGGCGCCGCAATGGAGCAAGACGCTGCCGCAGCTCCCGCGCCTCGTTCATCAGGCGCTCACCGCACATCACGAAGCGCCGCGCGCGATCAGCGACGATCTCGTCCGGCAGATCCTGGTCGAGCAGAAGCGGACCAACCGGCTGCTGCAGGCGCTCCTCGTGTTCGGGCTCGCGGTCGGGGCGGGCGCGGTGATCGCGCGGGTGTTGATCATCATCGCGTACGGCGGCTGA
- a CDS encoding gamma-butyrobetaine hydroxylase-like domain-containing protein: protein MSGQTSTAPVPSGVVVHAVSRVLELQYPNGESYRVPFELMRVCSPSAEVRGHGPGQETLQTGKRDVTITALEPVGNYALKPTFSDGHSTGIYSWDLLYELATRQDALWRAYFDKLKAAGVERDAPMPADSLPRGHHH from the coding sequence ATGAGCGGCCAGACTTCGACGGCGCCCGTGCCGTCCGGCGTCGTCGTGCACGCGGTGTCGCGCGTGCTCGAACTGCAGTACCCGAACGGCGAAAGCTACCGGGTGCCTTTCGAGCTGATGCGCGTCTGTTCGCCGTCCGCCGAGGTGCGCGGTCACGGCCCGGGCCAGGAGACGCTGCAGACCGGCAAGCGCGACGTGACGATCACGGCGCTCGAGCCGGTCGGCAACTACGCGCTCAAGCCGACGTTCTCGGACGGCCATTCGACGGGCATCTACTCGTGGGATCTGCTGTACGAGCTCGCGACGCGGCAGGACGCGCTCTGGCGCGCATATTTCGACAAATTGAAGGCGGCGGGCGTCGAGCGCGACGCGCCAATGCCGGCGGACTCGCTACCGCGAGGCCACCACCACTGA
- the ubiE gene encoding bifunctional demethylmenaquinone methyltransferase/2-methoxy-6-polyprenyl-1,4-benzoquinol methylase UbiE — translation MSKTHFGFETVEENEKAKKVAGVFHSVASNYDLMNDLMSAGMHRAWKAFTIAQANVRPGFRVLDIAAGTGDLTKAFAKAAGPTGEVWHTDINESMLRVGRDRLLDKGIVAPSLLCDAEKLPFPDNYFDVVTVAFGLRNMTHKDAALAEMRRVSKPGGRVMVLEFSKVWEPLKKAYDLYSFKVLPWLGDKFAKDADSYRYLAESIRMHPDQGTLKTMMEQAGLDTVKYYNLSGGVVALHVGTKY, via the coding sequence ATGAGCAAAACCCACTTCGGCTTTGAGACCGTCGAGGAAAACGAAAAAGCGAAGAAGGTCGCGGGGGTGTTTCACTCGGTCGCGAGCAACTACGATCTGATGAACGACCTGATGTCGGCGGGCATGCACCGCGCGTGGAAGGCGTTCACGATCGCGCAGGCGAACGTGCGGCCGGGCTTCAGGGTGCTCGACATCGCGGCCGGCACGGGCGATCTGACGAAGGCGTTCGCGAAGGCCGCCGGGCCGACTGGCGAGGTCTGGCATACCGACATCAACGAATCGATGCTGCGCGTTGGCCGCGATCGCCTGCTCGACAAGGGCATCGTCGCGCCGTCGCTGCTCTGCGACGCGGAGAAGCTGCCGTTCCCGGACAACTACTTCGACGTCGTCACCGTCGCGTTCGGCTTGCGCAACATGACGCACAAGGATGCCGCGCTTGCCGAGATGCGCCGCGTCTCGAAGCCGGGCGGCCGTGTGATGGTGCTCGAATTCTCGAAAGTCTGGGAGCCGCTGAAAAAAGCCTACGATCTTTATTCTTTCAAAGTATTACCGTGGCTTGGCGACAAATTCGCGAAAGATGCCGACAGTTACCGGTATCTTGCTGAATCTATCCGGATGCACCCGGATCAGGGCACACTGAAGACGATGATGGAACAAGCCGGGTTGGATACCGTCAAATATTACAATTTGTCAGGTGGCGTGGTAGCTTTGCACGTGGGAACCAAGTATTAA
- a CDS encoding Tim44 domain-containing protein: MSESRSSFNRSRGPKSLARRIGTFLMVGLLAAGTFASLDAEAKRMGGGRSVGRQSQTLQQRQATPPAQQPMQQAAPAQAPRQQPTPAAQPNRSRWLGPIAGLAAGLGIAALLSHLGLGGAFASMMANVIVIALLAMAGIWLVRKFMNRRSAQQPAYAGGQPSQNRGGFGQDASVPRQAASNDAFPGSGSTYAGEAQRVFGGAAAATTAAAAAAPVVPAGFDTEAFLRNAKVYFVRLQAAWDEGNLADIREFTTPEMFAEVKIDLDGRGAGANQTDVVQLDAELLAVEDRGGDHFASVRFHGLIREAQGASAEPFDEVWNLSKSGSQGWLLAGIQQVNTH; this comes from the coding sequence ATGTCCGAATCGCGTTCGTCGTTTAACCGCAGCAGAGGGCCGAAGTCGTTGGCGCGGCGAATCGGCACGTTCCTGATGGTCGGCCTTCTGGCCGCCGGCACGTTTGCGTCGCTCGATGCCGAAGCGAAGCGCATGGGCGGCGGCCGCAGCGTCGGCCGCCAGTCGCAGACGCTGCAGCAGCGTCAGGCGACACCGCCCGCGCAGCAGCCGATGCAGCAGGCGGCGCCCGCCCAGGCGCCGCGCCAGCAGCCGACGCCCGCCGCGCAGCCGAACCGCTCGCGCTGGCTCGGCCCGATCGCCGGTCTCGCCGCCGGCCTCGGCATTGCGGCGCTGCTGTCGCACCTGGGGCTCGGCGGCGCGTTCGCCAGCATGATGGCCAACGTCATCGTGATCGCGCTCCTCGCGATGGCCGGCATCTGGCTCGTCCGCAAGTTCATGAACCGGCGTAGCGCGCAGCAGCCTGCCTACGCAGGCGGCCAGCCGTCGCAGAACCGCGGCGGCTTCGGTCAGGACGCGAGCGTTCCGCGCCAGGCGGCGTCGAATGACGCATTCCCGGGCTCGGGCAGCACGTACGCGGGCGAAGCGCAGCGCGTGTTTGGCGGCGCGGCCGCCGCGACGACGGCTGCGGCCGCCGCGGCGCCCGTGGTGCCGGCCGGCTTCGACACCGAAGCGTTCCTGCGCAACGCAAAGGTCTACTTCGTGCGGCTGCAGGCCGCGTGGGACGAGGGCAACCTCGCCGACATCCGCGAGTTCACGACGCCCGAGATGTTCGCCGAAGTGAAGATCGACCTCGACGGTCGCGGCGCGGGCGCGAACCAGACGGACGTCGTGCAACTCGACGCCGAACTGCTCGCGGTCGAGGATCGCGGCGGCGATCACTTCGCGAGCGTGCGCTTCCACGGCCTCATCCGCGAAGCGCAGGGCGCGTCGGCCGAGCCGTTCGACGAGGTGTGGAACCTGTCGAAGTCGGGCAGCCAGGGGTGGCTCCTCGCGGGCATCCAGCAGGTGAACACGCACTGA
- a CDS encoding ubiquinone biosynthesis accessory factor UbiJ has protein sequence MTLAAKPFAAAVNHLLARESWARDRLIPYAGKTARLEISPVTLVLLVQPDGYLAAVDAHDARQFDVSIALSGGDKGGPFDAAAAFLQGGQAAVMKHVKIDGDAEFATQIAKLAEHLRWEPEEDLAKIVGDAAAHRIATFVRSTGEHARRTGRNVLDSIAEYWLDENPQVVRKSVLADFDAELARARDALARVEKRIERLEQKIDARAGGSSRRAQ, from the coding sequence ATGACCCTTGCCGCCAAGCCTTTTGCCGCCGCCGTCAATCACCTGCTCGCCCGCGAATCCTGGGCGCGCGACCGTCTGATTCCCTATGCCGGCAAGACCGCCCGGCTCGAAATTTCGCCCGTGACGCTCGTGTTGCTCGTGCAGCCGGACGGCTACCTGGCCGCCGTCGACGCACACGACGCGCGTCAGTTCGACGTGTCGATCGCGCTGTCGGGCGGCGACAAGGGCGGCCCGTTCGACGCGGCGGCCGCGTTCCTGCAGGGCGGGCAGGCGGCCGTGATGAAGCACGTGAAGATCGACGGCGACGCGGAGTTCGCGACGCAGATCGCGAAGCTCGCCGAGCACCTGCGCTGGGAGCCGGAGGAGGATCTCGCGAAGATCGTCGGCGATGCGGCCGCGCACCGGATCGCGACCTTCGTGCGTTCGACGGGCGAGCACGCGCGCCGCACCGGCCGCAATGTGCTCGATTCGATCGCTGAATACTGGCTCGACGAAAACCCGCAGGTCGTGCGCAAGAGCGTGCTCGCCGATTTCGACGCGGAGCTCGCCCGGGCCCGCGACGCGCTTGCGCGCGTCGAGAAGCGGATCGAACGACTGGAACAAAAAATTGACGCGCGCGCGGGCGGCAGCTCGCGACGCGCGCAGTGA